From Acidobacteriota bacterium, one genomic window encodes:
- a CDS encoding tetratricopeptide repeat protein, whose amino-acid sequence MLVFVVSCGGSKDQHLARGEEYLQKRKFHEALMEFRTAADIDRDSAAAHWGLARAYENLGQFSETVEALRKTNELAPDNLAAKVKLGNYYLLVQPPMVGETEKILEEVFAKDPNFIEGRILKASVFAVQMKPETEVLKVLDDAIALDEKRTDSYISKARYFMKIEKAKESEETIKKAISANPNAAAGYVEYGRFLDFADRSNESEAQFRKAIEVEPKNIESREAIADFFTSEKQYDKAEQIHRELVELQENSPESRLAFAEFYSRIGRGDEAVKLLSAIIGETPEYVRARYRLAEIFLDRRESEKVSEQIVELMKINDKDTEALLLKSRLALAENRAEEAVKDLEQVLKTLPSHKDALFNMVEARLAMGQTEQARAFIGDLEKYHPNYLRTRLLKIQAAFADGDAAGAFRIANELVQAAGGTIAANSAMAGEISELRFRALSARGLANLELGKLADAKADLSEVQKNAPRSAPALINLAKVAAAERNLDESLSLYEKASALDARNFDALSGALGVLSRQKRYADAHGKIDAAIAANGDKPETAAFHYLKADIFLTEKNVAAAEVSLKRSIELDAEYLPAYSTYASILVERDQTAEAIDQYRKVIEKKASPAIYTLIGMLEESRENFADAEKNYRKALELAPGTPIAANNLAWIIADRGQGNLDEALKLSQAVVNKYSNTAGYYDTLGWVYFKKGLYSPAVEQMKKAVALDESEAKRNGTEINSAFRIRLATALASAGDKASARREVEASLQNGKNLSAKEAQEAKSLLATL is encoded by the coding sequence TTGCTCGTCTTTGTCGTTTCCTGCGGCGGTTCGAAAGACCAGCATCTTGCCCGGGGCGAAGAATATCTCCAGAAACGAAAATTCCACGAAGCCTTGATGGAGTTCCGGACGGCGGCCGACATTGACCGTGATTCGGCTGCGGCGCATTGGGGACTGGCGCGCGCCTACGAGAACCTCGGACAATTCAGCGAGACCGTCGAAGCGCTTCGCAAAACGAATGAACTCGCTCCGGATAATCTCGCGGCGAAGGTCAAACTCGGAAACTATTACCTGCTCGTGCAGCCGCCGATGGTCGGCGAAACCGAGAAGATCCTTGAAGAGGTCTTCGCGAAGGATCCGAATTTCATTGAAGGCCGGATTCTCAAGGCCTCCGTTTTTGCGGTCCAGATGAAACCCGAAACGGAAGTTCTTAAGGTTCTGGACGACGCGATCGCGCTCGACGAAAAGCGGACCGATTCCTACATCTCAAAGGCCCGCTATTTTATGAAGATCGAGAAGGCCAAGGAATCCGAGGAAACGATCAAGAAGGCGATTTCGGCCAATCCGAATGCGGCCGCGGGTTATGTTGAATACGGAAGGTTCCTCGATTTCGCGGATCGTTCGAACGAATCCGAGGCGCAGTTCCGGAAAGCGATCGAAGTCGAGCCCAAAAACATCGAATCGCGTGAGGCGATCGCCGACTTCTTTACTTCCGAGAAACAATACGACAAGGCCGAACAAATTCATCGCGAACTTGTTGAGCTTCAGGAAAACAGCCCCGAAAGCCGCCTCGCCTTCGCCGAATTCTATTCACGCATCGGCCGCGGCGACGAGGCCGTCAAGCTGCTGTCGGCGATCATCGGTGAAACTCCCGAATACGTTCGCGCCCGATACCGCCTGGCCGAGATCTTCCTCGACCGGCGCGAAAGCGAAAAGGTGTCGGAGCAGATCGTGGAGCTGATGAAGATCAACGACAAGGATACCGAAGCGCTGCTCCTCAAATCGCGCCTCGCGCTTGCCGAGAATCGGGCGGAAGAGGCGGTCAAGGATCTCGAGCAGGTTCTCAAGACGCTTCCGAGCCACAAAGACGCTTTGTTCAATATGGTCGAAGCGCGTCTCGCGATGGGCCAGACCGAACAGGCGCGGGCATTCATCGGCGACCTCGAAAAGTATCATCCGAACTATCTCAGAACCCGGCTTCTGAAGATCCAGGCGGCTTTCGCCGACGGCGACGCGGCGGGCGCGTTTAGGATCGCCAACGAACTCGTCCAGGCGGCGGGCGGAACCATTGCGGCGAATTCGGCGATGGCCGGCGAGATCTCGGAACTTCGTTTCCGGGCGCTTTCGGCGCGCGGATTGGCGAATCTTGAACTTGGGAAACTTGCGGATGCGAAGGCCGACCTCTCTGAAGTTCAAAAGAACGCGCCCCGTTCGGCTCCCGCCCTGATCAATCTGGCAAAGGTCGCGGCGGCCGAAAGGAATTTGGACGAGAGCCTGAGCCTTTACGAAAAGGCGTCGGCGCTTGACGCCCGCAATTTCGACGCTCTGAGCGGTGCGCTCGGCGTGCTCAGCCGTCAGAAGCGCTACGCGGACGCGCACGGGAAGATCGACGCCGCGATCGCCGCCAACGGCGACAAACCGGAAACGGCGGCGTTTCATTATCTGAAGGCGGACATCTTCCTCACCGAGAAAAACGTCGCAGCGGCCGAAGTTTCATTGAAGCGCTCGATCGAACTCGACGCCGAGTATCTGCCGGCATATTCGACGTACGCGTCGATCCTCGTTGAACGCGATCAGACGGCGGAAGCGATCGACCAGTATAGAAAGGTCATTGAGAAGAAAGCGTCCCCGGCGATCTACACGTTGATCGGAATGCTCGAAGAATCGCGCGAGAATTTTGCGGATGCCGAAAAGAACTATCGCAAGGCGCTCGAACTCGCGCCCGGAACGCCGATCGCGGCCAATAATCTGGCGTGGATCATCGCCGACCGGGGCCAGGGAAATCTTGACGAAGCGCTGAAACTTTCACAGGCGGTGGTCAACAAGTATTCGAACACGGCGGGCTATTACGACACGCTCGGCTGGGTGTATTTCAAGAAAGGATTGTACTCGCCGGCCGTTGAACAGATGAAGAAAGCGGTCGCGCTCGACGAATCCGAAGCGAAACGCAACGGAACCGAAATCAATTCGGCGTTTAGGATTCGTCTCGCGACAGCGCTTGCGTCGGCGGGAGACAAAGCTTCGGCGCGTCGCGAGGTCGAAGCTTCGCTGCAGAACGGAAAGAATCTTTCCGCGAAGGAAGCGCAGGAAGCGAAGTCGCTGCTCGCGACACTCTAA
- a CDS encoding AAA family ATPase: protein MYKEFFGLEDIPFTLTPDPRFIVFTPSYNEVLASLYYGLENAKGLVVLTGEVGTGKTTALRWILRRLDSSVLAAYVFNPRLSIDEFYHHVTQMLGVKDWSNKAELLQVMGKVLEERHRRGLRTVLIIDEAHELSDYVLEEIRLLMNFESDNAKHLQIVLTGQPELREKLNQPNLRQLKQRVALRCKMHSLPSTDEVERYITERLLIAGSDQPSVFTPGAIDFIFQCSEGIPRQINNLCDNAMLAAYAAGEQIISRQIIEEVADNLDLLPRHETLMKSDQAAETAPTGRVLTAEAREELWSNQARAEQARPMFRTEQPAAKAPVKEQPNSRPMFDDLDDDISLEIEEVGGFY, encoded by the coding sequence ATGTACAAAGAATTTTTCGGATTGGAAGACATACCGTTCACACTGACGCCGGACCCGCGATTTATCGTGTTCACTCCGAGCTACAACGAGGTTTTGGCGAGCCTTTATTACGGGCTCGAGAACGCCAAGGGACTCGTCGTGTTAACGGGCGAGGTCGGAACCGGCAAGACGACGGCGCTGCGCTGGATCCTGCGCCGGCTCGATTCGTCGGTGCTCGCGGCCTACGTCTTCAACCCGCGTCTCTCGATCGACGAATTTTATCATCACGTCACGCAGATGCTCGGTGTCAAGGACTGGTCGAACAAAGCCGAACTGCTCCAGGTGATGGGCAAGGTTCTCGAAGAACGCCATCGCCGCGGACTGCGCACCGTGCTGATCATCGACGAAGCGCACGAGCTTTCGGACTATGTTCTCGAAGAGATCCGTTTGTTGATGAACTTCGAGTCGGACAACGCGAAGCACCTGCAGATCGTTCTGACCGGTCAGCCGGAACTCCGCGAGAAGCTCAACCAACCGAATCTTCGCCAGCTAAAACAGCGCGTTGCGCTCCGTTGCAAGATGCATTCGCTGCCGAGCACCGACGAGGTCGAGCGCTACATCACTGAGCGCCTGCTGATAGCCGGAAGCGACCAGCCGAGCGTCTTCACGCCGGGCGCGATCGATTTCATTTTCCAGTGTTCGGAAGGGATTCCGCGCCAGATCAACAACCTTTGCGATAACGCGATGCTCGCCGCATATGCTGCGGGTGAGCAGATCATTAGCCGCCAGATCATCGAAGAGGTCGCCGACAACCTTGACCTGCTGCCGCGCCACGAGACGCTTATGAAAAGCGACCAAGCGGCTGAAACCGCGCCGACGGGACGTGTTCTGACGGCCGAAGCCCGCGAGGAATTGTGGAGCAATCAGGCGCGAGCCGAACAGGCGAGGCCGATGTTCAGGACCGAACAGCCGGCGGCCAAAGCTCCGGTCAAGGAACAGCCGAACTCGCGACCGATGTTCGACGATCTGGATGACGACATTAGTCTTGAGATCGAGGAAGTTGGCGGATTCTATTGA
- a CDS encoding CpsD/CapB family tyrosine-protein kinase, translating to MSILKALQKKQVEQTNETPARPVVPSTVVPFERNAKRVTTPPEMFADEAFKIGTPSSAFNGQIETLVGTALPEPTSIITAGATLNAIGAARSATPRLPEFTVWDVEPERVEPRLISITQPHSNYCEEYRNLRTQILHKSQRQKLQSIVVASINPGEGKTITALNLSWLLAQTDGIRCLIIDSDLRMPSLTDYLGIEADRGLSHILSGDADLETSIIKLNPAGLYVLPGGEARNDVAELISGPKFKEILRQAREMFDFVIIDAPPLGIFTDANILINHADGALLVIRAGRTRYGTIDRILESVPRDRMLGTVLNHSEDVLNETQYGYGYYKK from the coding sequence ATGAGTATTCTAAAAGCACTTCAGAAGAAACAGGTTGAGCAGACGAATGAAACCCCGGCGAGGCCGGTGGTTCCATCGACGGTCGTGCCGTTCGAACGCAACGCAAAGCGCGTCACGACGCCGCCCGAGATGTTTGCCGACGAGGCTTTTAAGATCGGAACACCAAGCTCGGCGTTCAATGGGCAGATCGAAACGTTGGTCGGGACGGCACTCCCTGAACCAACTTCGATCATTACTGCCGGGGCAACTTTGAACGCCATCGGAGCGGCGCGCTCCGCCACTCCACGTCTGCCGGAATTTACCGTGTGGGACGTGGAACCGGAGCGCGTCGAACCCCGACTGATATCGATCACGCAGCCGCATTCGAACTATTGCGAAGAATACCGGAATCTGCGAACGCAGATTCTGCATAAGAGCCAGCGCCAGAAACTTCAGTCGATCGTCGTCGCGAGCATCAATCCGGGCGAGGGCAAGACGATCACGGCGCTGAATCTGTCGTGGCTTCTCGCGCAGACCGACGGAATCCGCTGCCTGATCATCGACAGCGATCTGCGAATGCCGTCGCTGACCGACTATCTCGGGATCGAAGCCGATCGAGGCTTGTCGCACATCCTTTCCGGCGACGCCGATCTCGAAACTTCGATCATCAAACTCAATCCCGCGGGACTCTATGTTCTGCCCGGCGGCGAGGCCCGCAATGACGTCGCCGAGTTGATCTCCGGACCGAAGTTCAAAGAGATCCTGCGTCAGGCGCGAGAGATGTTCGATTTCGTGATCATCGACGCGCCGCCGCTCGGCATCTTTACCGACGCGAATATTCTTATCAACCACGCCGACGGCGCACTGCTCGTCATCCGCGCCGGACGCACCCGCTACGGCACGATCGACCGGATTCTTGAATCGGTTCCGCGCGACCGGATGCTGGGAACGGTTTTGAATCACTCGGAAGACGTGCTGAACGAGACCCAATACGGGTACGGATACTACAAAAAGTAA
- a CDS encoding TIGR03013 family PEP-CTERM/XrtA system glycosyltransferase: MGANKLSPRTVGLLLADATIIYGGIILALYLRLGISGSEYQLNGNNGWLKIGLATFVCTLVLYFYDLYDFTVMGNRRELMLRLVQALGIAWALLALLFYFVPPLLIGRGVSVISVPLVLAFLLGWRFVIHYLTGHPDIGEKILVVGTGKTARDTADAVWERRDAGYRIVGFVTENGIPPHSKIADVSVLGTTDHLEEIIKNVNVDRIVIAVRERRGNFPTEALLKMSLAGNVSIEECTSFFERVTGQVHVDMLRPSWLIFAGRGRETRLTGVIRQLVHRGMALVGLILSLPIAIVAAILIKIESEGPVFYSQERVGEHGHIFKVIKFRSMRTDAEKDGVPIWATAVDDRTTRVGRLIRKIRVDEIPQFWNIIKGEMSFVGPRPERPHFVEQLAKEIPFYEHRHLTAPGLTGWAQIKYPYGASVEDARQKLQFDLYYIKNQSLALDLVIVFETIKTVLFRKGSR, encoded by the coding sequence ATGGGCGCAAACAAACTCAGTCCAAGAACAGTCGGGTTACTGCTTGCCGATGCAACGATCATCTATGGCGGCATTATTCTCGCGTTGTATCTGCGGCTGGGAATTTCGGGTTCGGAGTACCAGCTCAACGGCAACAACGGCTGGCTCAAGATCGGACTCGCGACGTTCGTCTGTACGCTCGTTCTCTATTTTTACGATCTTTACGATTTTACGGTAATGGGAAACAGGCGCGAGCTGATGCTTCGGCTCGTGCAGGCGCTCGGGATCGCCTGGGCGCTGCTCGCGCTGCTTTTCTATTTTGTCCCGCCGCTTCTCATCGGACGCGGCGTTTCTGTCATTTCGGTGCCGCTCGTTCTCGCGTTCCTGCTCGGCTGGCGGTTCGTCATACATTATTTGACCGGCCATCCGGACATCGGCGAGAAGATTCTCGTCGTCGGAACCGGCAAGACCGCGCGTGACACTGCCGACGCCGTCTGGGAACGCCGCGACGCCGGCTATCGGATCGTCGGATTCGTGACCGAGAACGGCATCCCGCCGCATTCGAAGATTGCCGACGTGAGCGTTCTCGGAACAACCGATCACCTCGAAGAGATCATCAAAAACGTCAATGTCGACCGGATCGTGATTGCCGTGCGCGAACGCCGCGGGAATTTTCCGACCGAAGCGCTTTTGAAAATGAGCTTGGCCGGCAATGTTTCGATCGAGGAGTGCACATCGTTCTTTGAGCGCGTTACGGGTCAGGTTCACGTCGATATGCTGCGCCCGTCGTGGCTGATCTTCGCGGGCCGCGGACGCGAAACGCGTTTGACCGGCGTGATCCGGCAGCTGGTGCATCGGGGGATGGCGCTCGTCGGTTTGATCCTTTCGCTGCCGATCGCGATCGTCGCGGCGATCCTGATCAAGATCGAATCGGAAGGACCGGTCTTTTACAGCCAGGAACGCGTCGGCGAACACGGTCATATCTTCAAGGTGATCAAGTTTCGTTCGATGCGGACGGACGCCGAAAAGGACGGCGTGCCGATCTGGGCGACGGCCGTCGATGACCGCACGACGCGTGTCGGACGCCTTATTCGCAAGATCCGGGTCGATGAGATTCCGCAATTTTGGAACATCATCAAGGGTGAAATGAGTTTTGTCGGGCCGCGGCCGGAACGTCCGCATTTCGTAGAGCAGTTGGCGAAGGAGATTCCGTTCTACGAACATCGGCACCTGACCGCGCCGGGGTTGACCGGTTGGGCGCAGATCAAATATCCGTACGGCGCGTCGGTCGAAGACGCCCGTCAGAAATTGCAGTTTGATCTTTATTACATCAAGAACCAGAGTCTGGCGCTCGACCTGGTGATCGTCTTCGAAACGATCAAAACGGTGCTCTTCCGAAAGGGAAGCAGATGA
- a CDS encoding polysaccharide export protein: MKAVTVFAMTLLIASGVLAQTENPKTRERTVDEQAETTEAVKPVPQPTTPVVETPKTDPLKDGEAINEEDVVAYYNNYLKEYRLGPNDVISVEVFGQCPDYCKVGITVPPTARISYPLIREGVMVGGKTVEQVADEITKKLDEYIIEPKVTVTLEKAMSVRYSVMGNVVSPGVRIMDRKVSLYEAVIEAGGIGKNGDKKKVALIRYDARGNLSRQEVNLAEIEAGKAPMVFLNPGDQVFVPKKGFSLNWDTLGKVLGQASVVRLLFGSPF, from the coding sequence ATGAAAGCAGTAACAGTATTTGCAATGACCTTGTTGATCGCGAGCGGCGTTCTTGCTCAGACCGAGAATCCGAAAACGCGTGAAAGGACGGTGGATGAACAGGCCGAAACAACGGAAGCCGTGAAACCGGTCCCGCAACCGACGACCCCGGTCGTCGAAACGCCGAAAACCGATCCGTTGAAGGATGGCGAGGCGATCAACGAGGAAGATGTCGTCGCCTACTACAACAATTATCTGAAGGAATACCGCCTCGGCCCGAACGATGTCATCAGCGTCGAGGTCTTCGGCCAATGCCCGGATTACTGCAAGGTCGGGATCACTGTTCCGCCGACGGCGCGAATTTCGTATCCGCTGATCCGCGAAGGCGTGATGGTCGGGGGAAAGACGGTCGAACAGGTCGCCGACGAGATCACGAAGAAACTCGACGAGTACATCATCGAACCGAAGGTCACGGTGACGCTTGAAAAGGCGATGTCGGTGCGTTACAGCGTAATGGGCAACGTCGTTTCACCCGGCGTGCGCATTATGGATCGAAAGGTGAGCCTGTACGAAGCCGTGATCGAAGCCGGCGGGATCGGCAAGAACGGCGACAAGAAAAAGGTCGCGTTGATCCGATATGACGCGCGCGGCAATCTCAGCCGTCAGGAAGTGAATCTCGCCGAGATCGAGGCCGGCAAAGCGCCGATGGTCTTTCTGAATCCGGGCGATCAGGTATTCGTCCCGAAAAAGGGCTTCTCGCTAAACTGGGACACGCTCGGCAAAGTCCTCGGCCAGGCGTCGGTGGTGAGATTGTTGTTCGGATCACCGTTTTGA